The following nucleotide sequence is from Pochonia chlamydosporia 170 chromosome 4, whole genome shotgun sequence.
GGCTGCAAGGCCGCATTTCTAAACACCTTTCCCATCCCAGGCCTCGAGGCTCAACAAGCAAAGACCATCGTCGAGGCATGCGAGAAAGCTGGTGTTGAAAGCATCGTCGCAGCGACTACCTTCACCACGGGCAAGCGTGCCTTCTGGGATGACGAAAAGACAGACGAGTGCCAGCTTCGCGAGTATTTCGTCTCCAAGGCTCAGGTCGAGGACATTGTGCGCGGGGGCAACTTCAAAGCATATACTATTCTTCGACCGGCCATTCTGCATCAAGACTTCTTACTGCCGGGCGCGTATCAGAACTACCCCAAGCTTCCGCAGGGAATATTGGACCATGCATTTAATGATGGTGTTAAAGCGCCGTTTACGGATGCGCAGGACGTTGGGCGATATGCCGCGGCGGCTATGCAGGATCCCGCCAAGTTTGCTGGCCAGGAGATTGATCTTGCTACTGAAGCACTTacgatggaggaggcgcaCGATATTCTTACGAAAGTGAGTGGTCGGGAGGTGGGACTGAGGAGGAAAACGccagaggaagaggaggaggcgaaGGCTGCCATATTTGGTCAGCGGTTCCAACTTTTTGCGAATGTGAAGGATTTTAGTGCCCATGTAGTTGTGGGTaaggagcttgaggagaAGTTTGGGATACCATATACGCCTCTTTTGGCGTCGTTGCAGAGGGATAAGGCGAGGCTATTGGAGTGTTTGCCTGCGTGATATGTGAGTTGGCAACAATGGAGGAAGATGTTTGGAAGAAGTGCATCGGATGTTGAGTACCCTGTCTTCTACTTTAATTAGATTGTATGGTTATCTTAAAAAATGCCTCACTGGTGAAGTAAATGTATCGAGACACGGGGTCTGGATTCTGGACTTACACCAAGATCGTGTCGTGGTATTCGTACTCGGTAGTTTCAGTTCCGATTTGCATTCTTAAGGCACCAGAGACGGCCAGTCGGGTAGATATAATTGACTGTATTAAATTACACCCTTGCGCTGAGATCCAATCCAATACTTCCCTAGTATATTTGGCTAAGATGACCAAGTGGCGGCTATGTTCTGAGCTTGTAAACAACAAGAGACATCACCTGGGCATTTGACCTACGGTTGAAAGCGCACGTAATCATTACAAGATATTTTGTACATTATGATGTCTGTAAAGTAAAGTTTGGCAACCCAGCACCACTACAATGTACCAGGAGAGCCGTAAGCATCTTCACAATCTCACATCCGTCGAAACATAGATCTCATATCCATTACGCCATATCATTGTGCCACCTTGCAATCGTAAACCTCACCATGGTCAAACTTTTCAAAGCACCATCATAGCAGCAATACCCGCCAATAAAAGGCAAACCATCCCCTCCAACGGCATGTTATGCCCACCATCCGAGCTAGTAGTAGTAGGCGAAGACGAAGGCGACCCCGACGCaccagtcccagtcccagaAGCAGCCGAAGTCGTCGTAGCAGCCTGAGAAGTTGATTCCGACCCAGTCGTAGCAGCAGTCGTCTTGGGCGCCGATGACGCAGACTTGCTCGCTGTAGAAGCAGTCCCCGACGCAGCACCGCTCGAAACCGCCTTAGACCCTACCGTTCCGCCAAAAGCTTCGTCCTCCTTCGGCGTAACGACCTTGTCGGCCTTTGCAGAAGCGCTCTTGTACTTGGCGAGGGTCTCATCACCGCTCTGATTGATCACGCCGACCATGCCGCCCTGGCAATGGCCCTCGATGCCGCAGTAATAGAAGATGGGGTCGgtgctgttgatggtgatggagaagtATGTCTAAAGGCTTAGCGATTGAACAACAAACTGCAACAGATACGTGGCAGAGAGAATTGGCTTACATTGTCACCTTTGGGTAATTCGTCCGAGTAGAATCCTCCGCTGGAGACTGGGTTGCACGGCTTGTCAAAGGCGCCTGCGACAACGCTGTGCATGGAATCGAAGTGGAACTCGACAATGTCGCCCTTGGCGGCTTTGATGTTGTCGGGGGTGAATTTGATGCCGTTCTTTTCGCCGACTTCGACTTTGATGATTTCGGCGGATGTGAGGGCCGCGAGGGCTGGCGCAACGGCGAGATTTGTGAACCGCATGGCTAATTACTGGCTTCAATGGACGAATTTTGATGAGTTTTGTGCAATTGACGAATTTGATCTGCTGTGAGTAGCTGATGGGCGGTTATTCGTATTTATACGTACTTGTTTCgcagctcagctcagctcagctcagcccAACCCCCCAACGATGCCGTAGCTAGGACATGGATACATGTAGCACGACGCCACATCAATGACCCTCTCATGTTGTGCCAGGTAAGCGTCCAGGAGAAACACGGGTGTTGGCGCCCAGGCGGCACGCATAATGACTCCGTGGCGTCGCACTACGCGCAGAGCACTGCCTCAATTCGTCGACCTGTCTGCAGATTGAAGCTAAACTGGTCGAATTAGTTGCTTCTCACGGTGAGGGGGCATTGAGATTGAGAGACAAAGATGGACCTGGCGTTGGCAACTGCCGGGCTGGCTATTATACCGAGTGCTTGGCGTTCGGTGGGATTGAATGATCCGCTCGGCATGTTTGGGAGATTGTGGTGTTTGAATTCAGCCTTAAGGTCAAGCCGCTTTTAGCCCGCGGCTAATAATAGTATGGGGTTCGTTGTTTGTCGATTGGGTCGTCGAATTGATGATTAGTTTGAGGGATTAGAAAGGCACATCCCTACAATTGATGATTCTCTGATTTTGGAGATTTTTGCGATGTGTAGTCAGCGGCGAATTGGGCGGATATCTCAGGCCGTTGGGgagtgttgatgttggagtagtgttgatgccaatggcgaATGTGTGTATGCGAAGGAATGTTCAAGGATGATTGTGAGCATGACAGCATGATGTGCTAGAGATTGATCAGTCCTGATGGTGCGGGCAACATGGGAGGATCTGAATTCTACCAGACATGAGAGGTTTGAGCTACCACTGTAtgactactccgtactgagAGCTGGAACCTTGAATGAGACAAGTACTATCATTCATCGCAAGAATCATCTTAATGTCGTTATATTGTAACGTGTTTGGCCCACTACAGCCCGTGGGTAGGTATCTTCCCCCCTTTGTCTTCAACTACTTTACAATGTTGGTACAAGATCATGACAGCACATCCCTATCAACGCCGCCGTTCCTGTCTTTCCACCTCTTCAAGCTCTGCTTCAGcttcctcatcaagctccttgTCCAGAGCAGCCTCCACCTTCGCCTCCGCGTCAAACAGCTCCTTCATCAAGTCGCGCTCTTTCGCCGCCTTACTCTTCGGCCTCCTATCCTTGATCGCGTTCTTCTCGTTCGCCGAAAGCCGTCCACCGTCCATTGAAATATCAACTTTGCGAGGCTTCttgccagcagcagcggccGCGCGTTTCCCACCATCGTCCTTCCCAAAGCCAGCTCTAACATTACGCTGCACTCTTGTCTTCGCACCCAGTGACCATAAGTCTCCCCAGCGTGACTTTCTAGCATCGTGATATGCAAGCTTGCTGAAGCTCTTGGGCACGGTCCACCgttcaatcttgccatctggCGTGCAGAGATCCAGTGTTACATGGCCTTTGCGTTTCAGGGGTggaagcacaaggcgcgGTAGTGTTTGCATGTCGGGGGCTTCTTCTGACCTTTCGTAGCCTTGGAATGCCAGATCTGTGGCCTGCGGGCCGGTGAGATCGCTGCTCTTGGGAACGCCTCTCCGAATAGCGACGTAGCTGAATTCCACTTCGCCTTGGTTGTTTGCCTGCTTCCCCAACATCTGGCTGTAGAATGAAGGTTCGACGAATCGTTGGTTGAAATGACAATAATCCTTTCGGCCCTTGCTTTTACCGGGCTCTTTGTACATTGGACATGTGCCGTGATTGCTGCACGGAGCGATGATGTGACCCTGTTCAAGTTCCCGATGATATGCTGGGTTGAACTCTTCAGGGCTGACTCTCGTCTCCCCAGACTGTGGTAGGAGAAACTGGTTAAGCACCGTATCTCGAACGTGAGCCACCGCCTCAAACCCTCTTGGGTGTGCTTTCTCAATCACGATGAGAACACCTCCATCCTTGTCTAGTAAGCTCCaaaggttgttgagaataGCCTGTCTGTAGTGATCTTGCTTTTCCTTGAGGAACAAATGCGAAgcaatgatgatgtcgaaGCTCTTCCGAGCCTGTGGTTTGGTTCCGGAATCAAGATGCTCCCCTTGCATCTCGCCTGAATGCTCATAGTCGGGCAAACGAGGCAAAAAGGTCGTATTGTGCAAAAAGGTCTTGAGACGGTGTCTGAGGCGATCTGACGCTGCAATAACAGTCTTTTTGCCCGTCGGCTGCGGGCCACTGACCTCGCCCTTCTCCTCTAATAGATTCCACTCAGCGTTGGCAATTTGTTCCcaagccaccaagccagcaccaccagcccCGGCATCAAGAACGCTCAAACCGCCATCTTTGCCCTGCTTGAGGCGAGACTGAATCCATTCGCTGCCCACTCGTTTCCGCACTTCTCGTAAAATCGACATGGTTGAAGCGTATGCTGGCGGTAGATAGCCTGCGAGAAATGCATCTGCTTCGATTTCAGACATTTGACGTTGATCAGGCGGGAGGCCAACACCTCCCATCAGCCCGTTTCGGCGTCCTTCCGGCGTGGACGGCGATGTTGGGAGACCTGGTCCACCAAAGGCAGACTCTGCGGCTTGCTTGACATGCTTCAAATGTGTTCGTTCAAGAAGTTCCCGAATAGGCGTAATAAATTCGTCTCGCGGAAGCGATATCTCCACAGGGCTGCCGTGAAATCTGCCATCCAATGTGTACCGGTGGAATCGATGTGTTTCTCCCAGTGTTCGATCGCCGAgatcttgttcttggtccGGTAGCCAGGAgagctcctcatcctcttctaCATACTCTTCCTCCAGTTTCAttgcctcgtcttcctcccGCACCCTCTGCTTTTCCGCGGCCGCAAAGTCCTGCGCCAATCTCTGAAGCGCATCGTGTTCTCTCTGGCTTCGGGCGACAATATCCACATACCCAGGAACCTTTTCAACTATATCGTACTCGCTGCTTTCCGTGAATGCTTCATTGACACCTTCCGATTCGCTTGCGTTCCGTAATCGCGGGTCGATTTCGTAAGTCAATTCTTCAAACTCACCACCCTCAAGCTCTCGCAAAAGGGTGCCCTCGTTATTTGGCCGAGGAGCATCGGGTCCCATATCCGCATGGGTATCGATTCCCACATcttctggtctggtttcTCGCAGAGGAGGGCCATATAGTCGTTCATAAAGTTCGTACTCCTTCTCGTTGAGGTAGTCTTTGGGCAGTGTGTCTCGAAATCGCTGCTTTGCGTCTCTTACCACTTTTTCGATATCTTCCTGAGACGCGGCTTCTGATTCTAGGGAAGGATTTTTTCGGAATATGCTGGATGCTGAAAAATTTCGTCGAATGGGAGAATTGCGACATGAACCATGATGATCGTTGATGCTCCGATGCGCCTTGACCAAAAAtaatgaagaagaggaaaaaCTTATGCCAAGCGAATTAGAATGATTGTATCTTACATAGGCGTGTCGGACGACTCTAAATGACAGCATTTTTATAACATATTGTACAGTTGTTGAGTGTGTTGGAAGGAAGACGCGCAGAGGCGAAAGTTGAAACTTTTCTCATCGCGCCGTCACGTGATGGCGATACTTGGTAATGTAGGCCGATTGATTGGGCGGCCAGCGATCCTCTCAGATCTTCCGAAAAAACGGTGAAACATGGTAATTTTCTTGGAATAGTGGAAAATTAACACATCAATTTGTAAAAATTGACCTTCGTACGTCGATTTTGGAGcctggtgatgctgttgtgTTGCAATCCAACGCTCGACCTTGGCAGGACAACAAGACTCTGAGCTTCAGACTGGTGGGGATCTGTGGCCGCTTGAGCTCTGGTGTGTCCCCGATGATTGCGATTGAAGGCTACATCACTTGCATTCCTATGGTTGCAGCTAACAAGACCAGTATTGTGAAACAGTTGAACTTGTATCTAGATATCCCTAAGAAATTACGAATGAATTCTACCAAATGTAGAGCAAAGAGTATGTatccccaacgccatgccGACAAATACACATAATCGCCATCGATTCCCATCCAAATCACAAATCGGCCAGTGTCTTAAACGTAGCCCGTTGTTGTGGGCGAGTCGCTCCCCCAGCAGGCTTCGCGCTCGATCCGCTTCCAGAACCAGAGGCTGCTGGCGAAGCCCGTGGCGGAGCCGCTCGTTGCTGTGTATTGTGGACGTTGAACCGAGACTGCTCGGCAGCCTTCTGTGCGTCAAACTGTTGAAAGAGGTCCAAATTAGCAAGTGTTCTTCCCGTATACCTACCTCTATTTATGGCTACGTACCGAAAATAGGGACACAAAGTACAGGCCAAAAAAGGCAATCAAGACATTCAACAGGCCTCCAAGGCCGACACTTGACGTGCTTCTCGGTGATGAACCTCCACCAAGAGTTCGACCGGGAGTCTTGAACTGTTCCCCAGCAGATCTACCGCTACCGGCAAGCTGGActgccttggcaacagcTTCGGATAGCCCGGACGGGTTCGCACCTTGGAGCGTCTCGATGCAGGTGCCGTTGTGGAAGATCTTGAAAGTGGGCATGGCGGAGACACGGTTCTGCTGGGCGACTTCGGGCTGGGAGTCAAcgttgactttggcaaaggccaccTTCTTCGGGGAGGAGTGCTGGTTCGCGAGACGTTGGAAATGGGGAGCGATCATCTTGCAGGGACCGCACCAGTCGGCATAGACTGTCATGAGTTAGCTATGGCTTTCGAgggtttggtgttggagaatgGTGCGCATACAGTCGGCAACGACGACGCTCGTGCCAGAGAGCAGAGACTGCCACTCTGAGGGAGACTTGATTTCAACGAGGCCGCTCATTTtagttgatgttgactgaAGTTGAACACTGGAATTGATGATGTGGAGGAGACATGGAAGTGGACAACGTGGATGATGGCATTGCGGGATGAAGCGACTGCCCCACTCTTCACAGGGACCAATCACCATCACAGACTTTTACTAATTGAACTAGATGCATAAAGTTGTTGTCGGTGAATCTTCCAAAAGGTTCTGTATCTTGTATATTTGGTCATTCAGAAAAAGTGCTTATTATGAGTCAGTGACGGTATAAAACCTGATACTGTTCATGGGGACAAAATAAAACTCAGTGGCAGGAATGGAGTTTCGAATCCCAGGCAACTCTCGATCCCAGTCATCAAGAGAGGACAAAAAATAGTATTGGCAAATAAAGAACATTTCAACAAATGAATAGCATTTAAACCTATGATTTAATTATAATAAGCCCAAGTCCCTCTTTTCTAACGTCTAATTTCACCAACTCCGAACAATTCCGTCTGTCGCGCTGGCCACATAAAACGCCATGGATACCTCAAAATATATTTAAAAAACTTGAGCTCATTAATACCAGGCTTTAAAGAGCagagttggatgaagaaagCCACTGTCATCAGCGCGACAAGGTAAACCCTATTATTCATTATAACAAACGAATTCTCACTGTCGCTTATGCCGTGTGTCGTTAGGACGTAGCACCCCCAAACTAACCCAAACGCAATAAAGGCGATGCCGGTCATGTTTGCCGCGTGAATAGCTCGCCGCACATTACGTTCTGCAACATGACGCTTATTGTCGCGGCTTGCGTGAGAATTACCAAGGTAAAAGTGCACAAGGAGAACAAGCGTCGCAGTCTCCTTGAGAAGACCTATCGCTCCGTTTAGCCACCCATCACGCCGTATATGATTGTAGTATCCGTGAAGGGGTATGAGTAAAATCGCGAAAAAATATTGCGGCTGAAGGGGGGTTTGTCGTTGTGCTTTGTCTGGTGCTAGGTTGCCCATATTGCGCGACTTTTGCCTTGAACCTTGTCGGATTAAATATTGAGGCCAGAGAAGACTGGGAATGTGCCTAGTAAAAGAAACATAGCCAGGAGACCGGCAGTATAAGATCAGATCAACGTTTTCCGGCTTGTGATTGCAAACCTAAGATCTGTAAAGAGTGGTTTTATGGGCGTGAAGATTGTTGGGGCAAACTTAGACTGGGAAATAGAAATATTTGCGTCAGCGCTTTTCGCTTTAGACTACAGTCAATATCACGTGGCTGAAAACCATGTAGTGTACTGCCTGATGTTCCGTTGTGAATAGAATACTACGTCATCCTTGGGCTATGAAGCACGCTGTAACCTTCTCAATATGCATGGGGCTAACTGATCAGGCGACTATGAATAAGTATTTAAAGTTAGATATGAAAGATAAAATATAACAAGGAAATAAAGAGCTcgtgagcttgatgagatATTAGGAACAGCCTCGCTGATGTTAAGCCCCAGGAGTCTAGGACGGAAGGCGAAAGCGCTAGCCTTGTCGACTTCGGACTTAACCTGCTGCCGTAGCGAATAGTAGCAAAGATATCGCAAGGAATAGCTATGGAATTGAGGGATTGAAGGAAATGACTGTTTGAATTGAATtacttgactgactatctGCTTGACTGTCTGACTGACtgatggaaagaaggggaaaaaTGACCTCCTTTTATAGACCAATTTGAGGGATTTTGAAGGGAAAgctgaaggaaggaaggttTGACAACGCATTGAATACGGAACCGTATTTCTGTTGAGAAGGAAGGTCCTTTGGAAGGAATGTTGGGAAAGgcaagcaacattgaaccttaTTTCTGTTGACAAAAGACTTAAAATTACAATAGCGCAGGAAGGCAGCTACACAGAGGCAACAAGTGTATTATTTTATGAGGGTAAATCTTGGGCGCCCACATTTTTCGATATAAGGAGCTTCAAAAatatctacctaggtagatgAGACAGCTATCTTTTGCAACTCTTTCAGTAGTAGAAATGATTCATTGTTCGTTTTTGGGAAGAATTTCCTCCATCTATCGTCTTTGCTCTGGTGAAGAGTCCCATACCTTCAAAGTAGTCATGACCACATTTTTGAACTAATGGATATCTGGACTGCCACTGTTTTTCGCTGTGAATCGCCTCATTTTTGGTTGCGCTGTGGGCTCAGCTCCCAGTTACGTCAAATATTCAGCGCAACGTACGGTTTGCCAATGAGCATGAGATAAATTCATGCGGTTGGTCATCATTGCGGTTTTGCTGCCTCACATTGGCCGGTCAGCTCGACCTACAGAATGCACAACAAGACGAGGCTGGCGCTTCGGTGCTGGCCGTCTCAGCGACCATCTGCGGAGGGCTGATCACGAGGCTTTCTCTGAATTTTACTGGGAGAATCAATGGGTAATCGATTTTTAATTCTTCGCGCGGCGGTTCTGGTTTGCGATTATCACTGAATCTTGGATGCTCCCCGACTCTACGAACCCTAAGCCTCGCCTGGAACAGATGCAGCTTCGGGACGAACGAGCGACGAGCCTCTGACCGACACGGAATGTCAACACGAAGCCTCCTCCGTACACTTGATTACACTGTGGGATGGATCTGCACTTTGGAGATAGAACAGAGAGCCGCAAggatgatgttggatgaggagcaCAAGCGTTTCAAGACgccagacgaggacgagAATCTCTACCACTTTGGCAGTATCAACGGACACAATGTCGTGATTGCCAACCCTCCAGCGGCCGGTAACTCATGGACGGCTGTTACTGCTAAGGATATGAAGAGAACGTTCACAAACCTCAAATATGCCTTGTTGGTAGGGATCGCAGGTGGTATGCCAGTAGCTACTGCCTCTGGCGCGATTCGGCTGGGTCATGTGGTTGTTGGTATACCGACAGGCACACAACCTGGAGCCATACGTTACGATCATGGAAAGTCAAAACCTGACGGCGGTTTTGTCCTCACTGGATGCCTAGCACCTCCCCCGACGACTCTCCTCCAAGCGGTTAAAGCCTTGGCGGCGCAACCTCGAACAGCGACGGATCCAGTATGGGAGTCCGTCCAGAATATCATAGATCAGGACGAAACCGGACAATTCAGATTCCCTGGCCGCGAAGTTGATCATCTATACCATCCAGATTATATTCATCAGCGAGAAAAACGGCTATGTTATGGTGAGACCGGTGCATGCGATCCGAAGCAGATAATCGAGCGACCGATGGTCGAAGATGTTTCGTCCGTTGTCGTACATACGGGTACAATAGGCACTGGGGACACAGTAATGAGGAACGCCAAACAGAGAGATGACATAGCGCAGAAGTACGGCGTGCTGTGCATAGAGATGGAAGCCGAAGGGCTTGCCAAAGCTATCCCATGCCTAGTTATTCGTGGTATCTCTGATTATTGTGATTCTCATAAGAATGACGTGTGGCATGGGTACGCAGCAGCGTGTGCGGCAGCTTACGCCCGGCAGTTGTTCTTCGTCTTGCCCAATCATGAGGCTGAGCGACGTGAACACAGGGACTCTGGATCACGCAGTGGGTAGACTGTTATGGCAATTTGGAACTAGACTGACGCTTAAATAGGTCCGTTGCGAGATCAAAGTGACCCGAGAATAAGTCCCTATGTTCTTCTTACTTTCGTGTCCATGCTTGATACCGGTCTGCGTTTGTGTAGCCTGGGGAATCAAATCCCTGCAGGCTTGACACAAGGCGAGGGTGAACAGAAAGTGAAAGATTGTCTTGAGTCATGGAATAGGTCGAGAGACGTATTGCATCATGCATGGTTGTCATCTCTGAAGAGTAGGGGAGAGGAGAGTTTGCATGCAGTATTGCAGGCCGCCGTGGACGATATTCAAATGACGTCTATGACCCTGAACGAAGAATTTGGAAAGCTTTATGACAGAGGGAAACCTGGCCAGAAGGATATATTCAAAAAGCTCGAGGGGCAACTCAGGAGGTATCAATGTCAACTGACCCCTTTAATAACGTGAGTAAACACCCCCGCCGAGCCGCTGCCCACGAGGCTGTCATACGAGTGTGTTTTAATGCTTGGTAGTCAATCCATGTTCCCcaaccatcatcttctcaaTGAGCGTATGAAGGATGGCTTTGAGCAGGCATCGACGAATGTGGCCAGAGCGGTGTCTTCACGGCTAGACCATGACTCCACTACTAAGGGagccaaagatgaagacgaaaaggCTACATCCTTTGGTCGATGTGTTTTCGACTATGACAAGATGGTTGTCGAAAGCCTGAATTTTGACATCTTACATCATCGAGAAGACGACATTTCAAACTCTCAGCCCCAGACTCTGACATGGCTATTGGGGGATCCGTCGGGAGAAGCTACACCTGATAACAACGTCCGGTTATTCCTGCGGAGGGATCTAGGCCCAAATGAAGTTGCTGCAAAACCACCCAAGTCCATCTTTTATATCAACGGAAAAGCCGGTTCAGGCAAGTCGACTTCAATGAAGGCATTGTGCACAAACGACAAAGTTGAGGAAGATATCAAGACGTGGGCAGGTAATAGCCATGTACTGGTGTCGCGGTTCTACTTTTGGTACAGGGGAACCGACCTACAAAAGTCGCAGCGAGGCATGCTTCGAGCTCTCCTGTATCAATGTCTGAGCAAGCAGCGGTTCTTGATACCATTGACGATACCCCAAGATGCCGAATTAGATACACCGACAAAAGCCCGCCAATATTGGTCGTTGAACAACCTCAAAAGAGCCTTTAATCAGATGCTTACACATGACGGCGTGGGGATGAATCTAAAATTTTGTTTCTTCATCGACGGTCTCGATGAGTATGCCGCAGATGCGGATACGGATTACTCGAATGGTCTGCATGCTAGTATTGGGGatttgttgatggagatAGCACGTCACCCGCACGTCAAAATATGTGTGTCAAGTCGACCGGAGCCGCCATTCGAGACTATCTTTAAGGGTTGCCCTGGTTTTAAGCTTCAGGACAAGACGACTGACGACATCCGCGAATACGTACAGAACCAGCTAGGAACCGTCAAAACGCTGCATGAGTCGCAACTGAAGAAGATCGAGGAATCTCTCATCAAGAATGCAGAGGGTGTATTTCTATGGGTGGCACTGGCCACAAAATCGCTCCTCGAGGGCATTAACGAACATGCGTCGCCTGACAGGTGGATGGAGATCCTGAACGAGCTCCCGAGAGGGCTTGAAAATTTCTACATGCACATGCTGACCAAAGCAGATGAAGGCAACCAGGGAGAAGGACTTGGGTATCTTCTGCTGGTGAAAGCCGCCAACGGAAATATACCACTTCAACGGCTGGCATATGTCGCGGCATGTGACGCAAGGTCAAAGGGTCCCCTTGAAACTTTAGTTAAAGAGAAGGCCCAACTAAAAGACgccatgaagacgaggatcCAGGTATGCTGCAAGGGCTTGTTGGAAATAGGAGACGGGGAAGATGTCACCTTTCTACACAAGAGTGTTCCCGATTTTCTCGAGTCGTCAAAGCTGGCCGAGAAGCGGGCCGCCAGGGAAGTCAACTGGGTGGCAGAACATCAACTTTTGGACGGCTATGTGTTCATGCTGACAAAGTTGTGGCCGAATAAACCTGATCACTCATGTTGGGAGAAAACTCCTACTTCCATGTTGCAAAGTGATTGGGTTGAACGAGTGAAGCCGATCTTGCACGCCTATATGAGGACGGCACAGAGAGCCTTACAACTGGGCAAGCCAGTGCCCAACTCAGAGATCGCGAAGATGTACAAGGCGGCTGACGATCTCTGGATACACGTGAGGAATAAAAAACATGCGGAGGAAGATGGGAGCTTGCATTGGTTGATGGCTTCCAATAAAAACGTCCATTCCGAGGACTTGCATGGCAAGACAAAGAAGATAAAAAAACGTCAGAGACTTCATACGGCATTGGGGTCTCGCGCCCGGCAGACAGCAAAGGGGCTCGACAGAACCAGAAACAAAACTCAGCGGGATGCCTGGAATGCGAAGTGGATTGAGTCCTGCCAAGATTTTTGCTGGCCAAAACGCCGGCAAGTTTATTCACATCACAGGAATAGACGCAACAGCCGAAGAACCCGAACCACCGGCGGCCAACTTGGAAACTGCAGTAGATCAGGTCCACTCCGGTTCAAGGAAGGCCAAAGGAAAGGAGTATCATGGGTCA
It contains:
- a CDS encoding thioredoxin (similar to Metarhizium robertsii ARSEF 23 XP_007825242.2), with the translated sequence MTVYADWCGPCKMIAPHFQRLANQHSSPKKVAFAKVNVDSQPEVAQQNRVSAMPTFKIFHNGTCIETLQGANPSGLSEAVAKAVQLAGSGRSAGEQFKTPGRTLGGGSSPRSTSSVGLGGRYTGRTLANLDLFQQFDAQKAAEQSRFNVHNTQQRAAPPRASPAASGSGSGSSAKPAGGATRPQQRATFKTLADL
- a CDS encoding NmrA-like family protein (similar to Metarhizium robertsii ARSEF 23 XP_007826513.1), whose amino-acid sequence is MSTYLVTQATGGQSQWVITHLLAASLKVHAVVRNTQKVPPVLKSPGVTLFQGESTDFDVILKAAQGCKAAFLNTFPIPGLEAQQAKTIVEACEKAGVESIVAATTFTTGKRAFWDDEKTDECQLREYFVSKAQVEDIVRGGNFKAYTILRPAILHQDFLLPGAYQNYPKLPQGILDHAFNDGVKAPFTDAQDVGRYAAAAMQDPAKFAGQEIDLATEALTMEEAHDILTKVSGREVGLRRKTPEEEEEAKAAIFGQRFQLFANVKDFSAHVVVGKELEEKFGIPYTPLLASLQRDKARLLECLPA
- a CDS encoding plastocyanin-like domain-containing protein — translated: MRFTNLAVAPALAALTSAEIIKVEVGEKNGIKFTPDNIKAAKGDIVEFHFDSMHSVVAGAFDKPCNPVSSGGFYSDELPKGDNTYFSITINSTDPIFYYCGIEGHCQGGMVGVINQSGDETLAKYKSASAKADKVVTPKEDEAFGGTVGSKAVSSGAASGTASTASKSASSAPKTTAATTGSESTSQAATTTSAASGTGTGASGSPSSSPTTTSSDGGHNMPLEGMVCLLLAGIAAMMVL
- a CDS encoding 37S ribosomal protein Rsm22 (similar to Cordyceps militaris CM01 XP_006666185.1); translated protein: MLSFRVVRHAYVRYNHSNSLGISFSSSSLFLVKAHRSINDHHGSCRNSPIRRNFSASSIFRKNPSLESEAASQEDIEKVVRDAKQRFRDTLPKDYLNEKEYELYERLYGPPLRETRPEDVGIDTHADMGPDAPRPNNEGTLLRELEGGEFEELTYEIDPRLRNASESEGVNEAFTESSEYDIVEKVPGYVDIVARSQREHDALQRLAQDFAAAEKQRVREEDEAMKLEEEYVEEDEELSWLPDQEQDLGDRTLGETHRFHRYTLDGRFHGSPVEISLPRDEFITPIRELLERTHLKHVKQAAESAFGGPGLPTSPSTPEGRRNGLMGGVGLPPDQRQMSEIEADAFLAGYLPPAYASTMSILREVRKRVGSEWIQSRLKQGKDGGLSVLDAGAGGAGLVAWEQIANAEWNLLEEKGEVSGPQPTGKKTVIAASDRLRHRLKTFLHNTTFLPRLPDYEHSGEMQGEHLDSGTKPQARKSFDIIIASHLFLKEKQDHYRQAILNNLWSLLDKDGGVLIVIEKAHPRGFEAVAHVRDTVLNQFLLPQSGETRVSPEEFNPAYHRELEQGHIIAPCSNHGTCPMYKEPGKSKGRKDYCHFNQRFVEPSFYSQMLGKQANNQGEVEFSYVAIRRGVPKSSDLTGPQATDLAFQGYERSEEAPDMQTLPRLVLPPLKRKGHVTLDLCTPDGKIERWTVPKSFSKLAYHDARKSRWGDLWSLGAKTRVQRNVRAGFGKDDGGKRAAAAAGKKPRKVDISMDGGRLSANEKNAIKDRRPKSKAAKERDLMKELFDAEAKVEAALDKELDEEAEAELEEVERQERRR